One Bacteroidales bacterium DNA window includes the following coding sequences:
- the miaA gene encoding tRNA (adenosine(37)-N6)-dimethylallyltransferase MiaA, which translates to MDKDYNLITVLGPTATGKTKFGVLLAHKLNGEIISADSRQIYRKMDIGTGKDINDYYVQKKIIPYHLIDIKEPGYKYNVYEFQKDFLLVFNDIISRNKLPVLCGGSGLYIESVIKGYKLTEVPINQKLRDELEKINYDDLVKILKSYKKLHNKTDIDTKKRLIRAIEISQYYKTNPEKHIDYPEIKTFVFGIKFDRNTVKKRITQRLEYRLKNGMIEEVKVLLDLGIKPEQLIYYGLEYKYLTYYITGKIKYEEMCTKLNIEIHRFSKRQMTWFRRMERNGIKIHWLDGYLPIEKKIERALSLLEL; encoded by the coding sequence ATGGATAAGGATTATAATCTTATCACAGTTCTTGGACCCACAGCTACAGGTAAAACCAAATTTGGTGTTTTACTGGCACATAAATTAAATGGTGAAATAATTAGTGCGGATTCCCGTCAAATATATCGTAAAATGGATATTGGCACAGGAAAAGATATTAACGATTATTATGTGCAGAAAAAAATAATACCTTATCATTTGATAGATATAAAAGAACCCGGTTATAAATATAATGTATATGAATTTCAAAAAGATTTTCTTTTAGTATTTAATGATATAATCAGCAGGAATAAACTACCGGTTCTTTGTGGTGGTTCGGGTTTATATATTGAATCTGTAATTAAAGGATATAAATTAACAGAAGTGCCAATAAATCAAAAGTTAAGAGATGAACTAGAAAAAATAAATTATGATGATTTGGTAAAAATATTAAAATCATATAAAAAACTTCATAACAAAACTGATATTGATACCAAAAAACGTTTAATAAGAGCAATTGAAATATCACAATATTATAAAACTAATCCTGAAAAACATATTGATTATCCTGAAATTAAAACCTTTGTTTTTGGTATTAAATTCGACCGTAATACTGTTAAAAAGCGAATTACTCAAAGATTAGAATACAGGCTAAAAAACGGTATGATAGAAGAAGTAAAAGTATTATTGGATTTAGGAATAAAACCCGAACAACTTATTTATTACGGACTGGAATACAAATACTTAACTTATTATATTACAGGAAAAATCAAGTACGAAGAAATGTGTACAAAATTAAATATTGAAATCCATCGTTTTTCGAAAAGACAAATGACATGGTTTAGAAGAATGGAAAGAAATGGAATTAAAATACACTGGTTAGACGGATATTTACCAATTGAGAAAAAAATTGAACGAGCATTATCGCTTTTAGAATTATGA
- the recA gene encoding recombinase RecA: MAKEQKDTNNEKLKALQLTLDKIEKNYGKGTIMKMGDKPQVEVSSIPSGSIALDIALGIGGYPRGRVIEIFGPESSGKTTLAIHAIAEAQKKGGIAAFVDAEHAFDRFYAENLGVDIDNLLISQPDNGEQALEITDHLIRSGAIDIIVIDSVAALTPKAEIEGEMGDSRMGLQARLMSQALRKLTANISKTNTCCVFINQLREKIGIMFGNPETTTGGNALKFYSSIRVDIRKIGQIKDNEAITGVKARVKIVKNKLAPPFKKAEFDIIYGEGISKIGEIVDLGVENNIVKKSGSWFSYGETKLGQGRESVKLLLKDNPELADELENKIIEAISKL, from the coding sequence ATGGCAAAAGAACAAAAAGATACAAATAATGAAAAGCTCAAAGCACTACAATTAACCTTAGATAAAATTGAAAAAAATTATGGCAAAGGAACCATAATGAAAATGGGTGATAAACCCCAAGTTGAAGTTTCTTCTATACCTTCAGGCTCAATTGCTCTTGACATTGCCTTAGGAATTGGTGGATACCCAAGGGGCAGAGTAATTGAAATTTTCGGTCCTGAATCTTCCGGTAAAACAACTCTTGCCATTCATGCAATAGCTGAAGCACAAAAAAAAGGCGGAATTGCAGCATTTGTTGACGCTGAACATGCTTTTGACCGTTTTTATGCAGAAAATCTCGGTGTAGATATTGATAATTTGCTTATTTCCCAGCCTGATAATGGTGAACAGGCATTAGAAATTACTGACCATCTGATAAGGTCAGGTGCAATTGATATTATTGTTATTGATTCAGTTGCAGCATTAACCCCAAAAGCCGAAATTGAAGGTGAAATGGGAGATTCTCGTATGGGATTGCAAGCAAGATTAATGTCTCAGGCTTTAAGAAAACTTACTGCCAATATTAGCAAAACAAATACATGCTGTGTTTTTATTAATCAATTACGTGAAAAAATCGGTATTATGTTTGGAAATCCTGAAACAACAACAGGAGGAAACGCTTTAAAATTTTATTCATCTATAAGGGTTGATATAAGAAAAATAGGACAGATTAAAGATAATGAGGCAATTACAGGTGTGAAAGCAAGAGTTAAAATAGTAAAAAATAAACTTGCTCCACCATTTAAAAAAGCAGAATTTGACATAATTTATGGAGAAGGTATTTCTAAAATCGGTGAAATAGTTGACCTTGGAGTAGAAAATAATATTGTTAAAAAAAGCGGCTCATGGTTCAGTTATGGTGAAACTAAATTAGGACAAGGACGTGAATCTGTTAAGTTACTTTTAAAAGATAATCCTGAATTAGCTGATGAACTGGAAAATAAAATTATTGAAGCAATTTCGAAATTATAA
- a CDS encoding polysaccharide biosynthesis tyrosine autokinase, protein MDNFKDDFYSQETIDIKKYIYKILANWYWFVLTVFVSLSIAYLINRYSDRIYTVSSTILIKESDESSYYDNEIIEGLDIFKKGKNILNEIRILQSYKLANKTLKELDFKISYFGIGRVRSPEIYKYCSFIVQLDTNHTQRSNFPVYITILNENEYKLEIEGEPFINMVLKFGEKFENDYFKFIIQKRNKNNFFVDSPYSSYFFIINSNNRLTNQYKNKIQINLLDEEGTVLELSTQGFVAQKEVDYLNKFTEVYIRSGLDEKNEIAKNTIKFIDEQITDIVDSLNITENRLMNFRLNNNIIDISQEGTALFNKLEGLQENKAKKLVVIKYYDYLINYFKTSSDIESIIAPPDIGIKDPSLRRMINKLTELHSEKNTLLFSAKKNNPALKLINIKIENAINTLIENINNLKDANEISINDINSRMDGINSEIRKLPVNEQHLLNIKRKFDLNDNIYTYLLEKRAETGIIEASNIPDTKVIDEARIDNVSLISPKTRLNYMVALIIGLIIPIIFIFIKDYFNDKIIEKQDVENKTKVPILGIVGHNNKPTDLVVIDNPKSSISESFRTIKTNLQYSLFDKNNNVITITSTVSGEGKTFCATNMASIMAMTYKKTLLLGLDLRKPKIHKDFNIPNDIGISTYLIGKNNADEIIYKTEMENLYVAPSGPVPPNPAQLLETDRLLTFIEKVKTEFDFVVIDTPPIAIVADALLFSRFTNCNIFVVRQNFSRKNVLELINELNNNKSITNLNILINDVKLPSYYGYGYGYGYGYGYGYGYGYGYGYGYGDGYYGEEMEPKSWLNKMLYLLRIKNS, encoded by the coding sequence ATGGATAATTTTAAAGACGATTTCTACTCACAAGAAACCATTGATATAAAAAAATATATATATAAAATATTAGCTAATTGGTATTGGTTTGTTCTTACTGTTTTTGTTTCATTATCAATTGCATATTTGATAAATCGATATAGTGACAGAATATATACTGTTAGCTCAACAATCCTGATTAAAGAATCAGATGAATCGTCATATTATGATAATGAAATAATTGAAGGTTTAGATATATTTAAAAAAGGGAAAAATATATTAAATGAGATCAGGATTTTACAATCTTACAAGTTAGCTAACAAAACACTTAAAGAACTTGATTTTAAAATATCATATTTTGGAATTGGAAGGGTAAGATCTCCTGAAATATATAAATATTGTAGTTTTATAGTTCAACTTGATACAAATCATACTCAACGTTCAAATTTTCCTGTTTATATAACAATTTTAAATGAAAATGAATACAAATTAGAAATAGAGGGAGAACCTTTTATTAATATGGTGCTTAAATTTGGGGAAAAATTTGAAAATGATTATTTTAAATTCATAATACAAAAAAGAAATAAAAATAATTTTTTTGTTGATTCACCTTATTCATCATATTTTTTTATTATTAATAGTAATAATCGTTTAACTAACCAATACAAAAATAAAATTCAAATTAATTTATTAGATGAAGAAGGTACAGTATTGGAGCTTTCAACACAAGGTTTTGTAGCACAAAAAGAAGTTGATTATTTAAATAAATTTACTGAAGTTTATATCAGGTCAGGTTTAGATGAAAAAAATGAAATCGCTAAAAATACAATAAAGTTTATTGATGAACAGATTACTGATATAGTTGATTCTTTAAATATTACTGAGAACAGATTGATGAATTTCAGACTTAATAATAATATTATTGATATTTCTCAGGAAGGAACAGCTTTGTTTAATAAATTGGAAGGATTGCAAGAAAATAAAGCAAAAAAATTGGTTGTGATAAAATATTATGATTATTTAATAAATTATTTTAAAACTTCATCTGATATTGAAAGTATAATTGCACCACCGGATATTGGAATAAAAGATCCTTCGTTAAGAAGAATGATAAATAAATTAACAGAGTTGCATTCTGAGAAAAATACTTTATTATTTAGTGCAAAAAAGAATAATCCTGCTTTAAAATTAATTAATATTAAAATTGAAAATGCAATTAATACATTAATTGAGAATATAAATAATTTAAAGGATGCTAATGAAATATCAATTAACGATATAAATAGTCGAATGGATGGTATTAATTCAGAAATAAGGAAACTTCCTGTAAATGAACAACATCTGCTTAACATTAAACGTAAATTTGACTTAAACGATAATATTTACACATATTTGCTTGAAAAAAGAGCAGAAACAGGCATTATTGAAGCCTCTAATATACCTGATACTAAAGTAATTGATGAAGCACGAATTGATAACGTTTCATTAATTTCTCCAAAAACAAGATTAAATTATATGGTAGCATTAATAATTGGACTTATTATTCCAATTATATTTATTTTTATTAAAGATTATTTTAATGATAAAATCATTGAAAAGCAGGATGTTGAAAATAAAACAAAAGTTCCTATATTGGGTATTGTAGGGCATAATAATAAACCTACAGATTTAGTTGTAATTGACAATCCTAAATCGTCTATTTCTGAATCGTTCAGAACAATTAAAACTAATTTGCAATATTCATTATTTGATAAAAATAATAATGTAATTACAATTACATCAACGGTTAGTGGAGAAGGAAAAACTTTTTGTGCAACTAATATGGCATCTATAATGGCTATGACATACAAAAAAACTCTGTTGCTCGGATTAGATTTACGTAAGCCTAAAATACATAAAGATTTTAACATACCTAATGATATAGGTATAAGTACATACTTGATAGGGAAAAACAATGCAGACGAAATTATATATAAAACCGAGATGGAAAATCTTTATGTTGCTCCTTCAGGTCCAGTTCCCCCAAATCCTGCTCAACTATTAGAAACAGATAGGCTTTTAACGTTTATTGAAAAAGTTAAAACCGAATTTGATTTTGTTGTTATTGACACACCCCCTATTGCAATAGTTGCAGATGCTTTATTGTTCTCAAGATTTACAAATTGTAATATTTTTGTTGTGCGACAAAATTTTTCCCGAAAAAACGTATTAGAACTAATTAATGAACTGAATAATAATAAAAGTATAACTAATTTAAATATATTAATCAATGATGTAAAATTGCCAAGTTACTATGGTTATGGATATGGATATGGTTACGGTTACGGTTATGGCTACGGATATGGGTATGGATATGGTTATGGCTATGGAGACGGTTATTATGGTGAAGAAATGGAACCAAAAAGCTGGTTAAATAAAATGTTATATTTACTTAGAATCAAAAATAGTTAA
- a CDS encoding S9 family peptidase codes for MKQTLKSFSLIIGLIILIISVSCNLENKKKEATDNQIIAKYDNSLTDDEISGGILTPEILWKFGRIGDAQISPDGNNVIYCITRYDVPTNKSITNIYSVSTKGGEPIQLTLDEGAQSNPRWIKNGEKIAYLSTKSGSVQIWEMNPDGTMQQEISDIQDGINSFEYSPSAKHVFYTKDVKLDKTPDEIHTDLPLVNVKIMDDLMYCHWNQWHDYKYSHVFIASYDNEKLNNHKDIMENERYDSPLSPYFDNTEISWSTDGKIIAYTCKKLTGKDYAVSTNSDIYLYYIESGKTENITDGMMGYDKYPVFSPDGKNIVFQSMETPAYEADKDRLMIYNIETKEIKYITENLDQNVSNLTWSEDNKFIYFISGIHATYQICKINIETNEYTQITKGHHNYNTFTKTKDVIIGEKMSMSMATEIFKVNENDGAETQITFTNQNIYDNIEMGKVEEKWIKTTDGKDMLVWLIYPPKFDANKKYPAILYCQGGPQSAVSQFFSFRWNFQIMAANDYVIVAPNRRGLPTFGQEWNAQISGDYSGQNIKDYFSAIDAFKTEPFINENRLGAIGASYGGYSVFYLAGHHNKRFKAFISHCGIYDFDAMYGSTEEIFFAHYDYGGAYWEKDNKIAQRSYANSPHKFIKNWDTPIMIITGKNDLRIPYTQSLEAFNCAQLRGIPSKLLFFPEETHFVLKPQNSILWQREFFGWLDKWLKNDEEK; via the coding sequence ATGAAACAAACATTAAAATCATTTTCACTAATTATCGGACTAATTATTCTTATTATATCAGTTTCGTGTAATCTTGAAAACAAGAAAAAAGAAGCAACTGATAACCAGATTATTGCGAAGTACGATAATTCTTTAACTGATGATGAAATATCAGGAGGAATATTAACACCTGAAATTTTATGGAAATTTGGAAGAATAGGTGATGCTCAAATTTCACCTGACGGAAACAATGTAATATACTGTATTACAAGATATGATGTTCCTACAAACAAAAGTATAACAAACATTTATTCAGTATCAACCAAGGGTGGTGAACCAATTCAATTAACTTTGGATGAAGGTGCACAATCTAACCCAAGATGGATTAAAAACGGTGAAAAAATAGCCTACCTAAGCACAAAAAGCGGTTCTGTCCAAATATGGGAAATGAACCCCGATGGTACTATGCAACAAGAAATTTCTGATATTCAGGACGGAATTAATAGTTTTGAATATTCACCATCAGCTAAGCATGTTTTTTATACTAAAGATGTTAAATTAGATAAAACTCCCGATGAGATACATACCGACCTTCCTTTAGTAAACGTAAAAATAATGGATGATTTAATGTACTGTCACTGGAATCAATGGCATGATTATAAATACAGTCATGTTTTTATTGCAAGTTATGATAATGAGAAACTTAATAATCATAAAGATATTATGGAAAATGAAAGATATGATTCTCCACTTTCTCCATATTTTGACAATACTGAAATATCATGGAGTACAGATGGTAAAATTATTGCCTATACATGTAAAAAGTTAACAGGAAAAGATTATGCTGTAAGTACAAACTCTGATATTTATTTATATTATATTGAATCGGGAAAAACCGAAAATATTACAGACGGAATGATGGGATATGATAAATACCCTGTATTTTCACCTGATGGAAAAAATATTGTTTTTCAAAGCATGGAAACTCCTGCTTATGAGGCTGATAAAGACCGTTTAATGATTTATAATATCGAAACTAAAGAAATAAAATATATTACAGAAAATCTTGACCAAAATGTTTCTAATCTTACATGGAGTGAGGACAATAAATTTATTTATTTTATAAGTGGAATTCATGCTACATATCAAATCTGTAAAATAAATATTGAGACAAATGAATATACACAAATAACAAAAGGTCATCATAACTATAATACTTTTACAAAAACCAAAGATGTAATAATTGGCGAAAAAATGTCAATGTCAATGGCTACTGAAATATTTAAAGTTAATGAAAACGATGGAGCTGAAACTCAAATAACTTTCACAAACCAAAATATTTACGATAATATAGAAATGGGTAAAGTTGAGGAAAAATGGATAAAAACTACCGATGGCAAAGATATGCTGGTTTGGTTAATATATCCCCCAAAATTTGATGCAAACAAAAAATATCCTGCTATACTTTATTGTCAGGGTGGCCCGCAAAGTGCAGTAAGCCAGTTTTTTTCATTCAGATGGAATTTTCAGATAATGGCAGCTAATGATTATGTTATTGTTGCACCAAACCGAAGGGGCTTACCAACATTCGGACAGGAATGGAATGCTCAAATATCAGGTGATTATTCAGGACAAAATATTAAGGATTACTTTAGTGCAATAGATGCTTTTAAAACAGAACCTTTTATTAATGAAAACAGGCTTGGAGCAATTGGTGCCAGTTATGGCGGATATTCGGTATTTTATCTTGCCGGACATCATAATAAAAGATTTAAAGCTTTTATTTCACATTGTGGAATATATGATTTTGATGCAATGTACGGCTCTACTGAAGAAATATTTTTTGCTCATTATGATTATGGCGGAGCATACTGGGAAAAAGACAATAAAATTGCACAAAGATCATATGCTAATTCACCACATAAATTTATCAAGAATTGGGATACTCCGATAATGATAATTACAGGGAAAAACGACCTTAGAATTCCTTATACGCAAAGCCTTGAAGCATTTAATTGCGCCCAACTTAGAGGTATTCCAAGTAAATTATTATTTTTTCCTGAGGAAACACATTTTGTTCTAAAACCACAAAATAGTATTCTATGGCAAAGAGAATTTTTCGGATGGCTTGATAAATGGCTGAAAAATGACGAAGAAAAATAA
- a CDS encoding tetratricopeptide repeat protein, protein MDRTFLCYLFILSFFISISCNNKENNGKKAIQSISNSDSLSIEYFSKEIRKNPTNSDLFFQRATLYFKNHQIDDAINDLDIAIKLDSTIAKYYIILANYELLKGRSEKVKTTLEKCIRIFPENTKALLMLAKLHLYVKQYKESNNYLKKILRIDKYNPEAYYIRGLIYKENLDTVKAIENIQIAVEYEPEYYDAYILLGLLFSAKSDNIAVDYYNNAIEILPKSIEAHYNLALYYQENNNADKAIEKYNYIISEIDSSISNIYFNLGYVYLVYSDEPENALPYFSKALKIDSNYAEAYYNRGYCYELLNDFENASLDYNKSLDIIPNYSLSINGLNRIEQKLSK, encoded by the coding sequence ATGGACAGAACATTTTTATGTTATTTATTTATCCTGTCATTTTTCATATCAATATCTTGTAATAATAAAGAAAATAACGGTAAAAAAGCTATACAATCAATCAGTAATTCTGATTCATTATCAATAGAATATTTTTCAAAGGAAATAAGAAAAAATCCAACTAATTCCGACCTGTTTTTTCAAAGAGCAACATTATATTTTAAAAATCACCAAATTGATGATGCCATTAATGATTTGGATATTGCCATAAAATTAGATTCAACTATTGCAAAATACTATATTATTCTTGCAAACTATGAATTATTAAAAGGAAGGTCGGAAAAGGTCAAAACTACCCTTGAAAAATGTATCAGAATTTTTCCTGAAAATACAAAAGCATTATTAATGCTTGCAAAATTACACCTGTATGTTAAACAATATAAAGAATCGAATAATTATCTTAAAAAGATATTAAGAATAGATAAATATAATCCAGAGGCATATTATATTAGAGGATTAATATATAAAGAAAATCTGGACACTGTAAAAGCCATTGAAAATATACAAATTGCAGTAGAATATGAACCTGAATATTATGACGCCTATATTTTATTAGGATTATTGTTTTCTGCTAAAAGTGATAATATTGCAGTTGATTACTACAACAATGCTATTGAAATTTTACCAAAGAGTATTGAAGCACATTATAATCTTGCTTTATATTATCAGGAAAATAATAATGCAGACAAAGCAATCGAAAAATATAATTATATTATCAGTGAAATTGACAGTTCAATAAGCAATATTTATTTTAACTTAGGATATGTTTATCTTGTTTATTCTGATGAACCTGAAAATGCCCTGCCCTATTTCTCAAAAGCTTTAAAAATTGACAGCAATTATGCAGAAGCTTATTACAACAGGGGATACTGTTATGAATTGTTAAATGATTTTGAAAATGCATCCTTAGATTATAATAAATCACTTGATATTATTCCAAATTATTCATTAAGCATTAACGGATTAAATCGTATTGAACAAAAATTATCTAAATAA
- a CDS encoding Na+/H+ antiporter NhaC family protein: MRYFINYLYILICLLFLYNNGFSENINKLPDTTLNSIQDFYEVRLPDIIIKDIKSNIKIVCKDSLSKNEEIKIKINNIPQKIKFINGTANLDYEFTTKEKINISIGYFYFEKQINPIPLWLSILPPLLAILIALIFKEVFSALFIGLFSGTSIIFYYKESSIFLAIFKGIFAIPDTYIIGSLNDTGHLSIIVFSLLIGAMVNLITKNGGMKGVVNILVKYANTARSGQFITWLLGIFIFFDDYANTLVVGNTMRPVTDKLKISREKLAYIVDSTAAPVAALALITTWIGIELSYIQDGINAIGLDKSAYSVFISSLNTRFYPIFTLIFILLLIWKKRDFGPMLQAEKKAKSIGQIQSINNNDNLSDKFSEITISDTIKAKWYNAVIPVFIIIAGTIVGLFYTGWDSNVWNDETYSFMKKLSYIVGRSDSYKALLWSSFFSVLVAVFLTTSQKILSLKQSIDSLMNGIKTMLVAVLILVFAWSLAQITQDLHTADFITNILIYTKISPQLLPAITFIISALIAFSTGSSWGTMAILYPLILPASWLICAESGFEHVESVSIFYNVVSCVLAGSVLGDHCSPISDTTILSSLASSCNHIKHVKTQMPYALVVGFVSVIIGTIPSAYGISSWILFPLGIIIMYLIIIVFGKKAKVLDL, from the coding sequence ATGAGATATTTCATTAATTATTTATATATATTAATATGTTTGTTATTTTTATATAATAATGGTTTTTCTGAAAATATTAATAAACTTCCGGACACTACATTAAACTCAATTCAGGATTTTTATGAAGTTAGGCTGCCGGATATTATTATCAAAGATATTAAATCAAACATAAAAATTGTTTGCAAGGATTCATTATCAAAAAATGAAGAAATAAAAATAAAGATAAATAATATTCCACAAAAAATAAAATTCATCAATGGAACAGCAAATTTAGATTATGAATTTACAACAAAAGAAAAAATCAATATTAGTATTGGTTATTTTTATTTTGAGAAACAAATAAACCCTATTCCTCTCTGGCTTTCAATTTTACCACCATTATTAGCAATTCTTATTGCATTAATATTTAAAGAAGTTTTTAGTGCTTTATTTATTGGACTTTTTTCAGGGACTTCAATAATTTTTTATTATAAAGAAAGCTCCATTTTTTTAGCAATTTTTAAAGGTATTTTTGCTATACCTGACACATATATTATTGGGTCGTTAAACGACACAGGACATTTATCCATTATTGTATTTTCCTTACTAATAGGTGCAATGGTAAATCTTATTACTAAAAACGGAGGAATGAAAGGTGTTGTAAATATTCTAGTAAAATATGCAAATACTGCAAGATCCGGACAGTTCATTACTTGGTTGTTAGGAATATTTATTTTTTTTGATGATTATGCTAATACTCTTGTTGTTGGAAATACGATGAGACCGGTAACAGATAAATTAAAAATTTCAAGAGAAAAACTTGCTTACATAGTTGATTCTACTGCAGCACCAGTCGCAGCATTAGCACTAATAACCACATGGATTGGTATTGAGCTAAGTTACATACAAGATGGGATAAATGCTATAGGACTTGATAAAAGTGCATATAGTGTATTTATTAGTTCCCTTAACACAAGGTTTTATCCAATTTTTACTTTAATATTCATTCTTCTTTTAATTTGGAAAAAAAGAGATTTCGGACCTATGTTACAAGCTGAAAAAAAAGCAAAAAGCATAGGACAAATACAAAGTATAAATAACAATGATAATCTCTCAGATAAGTTTTCGGAAATAACAATCTCTGATACCATAAAAGCAAAATGGTATAATGCTGTTATTCCTGTTTTTATTATTATTGCAGGGACAATAGTTGGATTGTTTTATACAGGTTGGGACAGTAATGTATGGAACGATGAAACTTATTCATTTATGAAAAAACTATCATATATTGTTGGAAGATCAGATTCATATAAAGCTCTATTATGGTCATCGTTTTTTAGTGTATTAGTAGCAGTTTTTTTAACTACAAGTCAAAAAATACTTAGTTTAAAACAAAGTATTGATAGTTTGATGAATGGTATAAAAACTATGCTTGTCGCCGTTTTAATATTAGTATTTGCATGGTCGCTTGCACAAATAACACAAGACCTTCATACTGCTGATTTTATTACTAACATCCTGATTTACACTAAAATATCACCTCAGCTATTACCTGCTATTACATTTATTATATCAGCTCTTATAGCTTTTTCAACAGGCTCTTCATGGGGTACAATGGCAATACTCTATCCTTTGATATTACCAGCTTCATGGTTGATTTGTGCCGAATCAGGATTTGAACATGTTGAATCGGTTTCTATATTTTACAATGTTGTTTCTTGTGTTTTAGCAGGTTCGGTATTAGGCGACCATTGTTCTCCTATTTCTGATACAACAATTTTAAGTTCTCTTGCTAGTTCTTGTAATCATATTAAACATGTAAAAACACAAATGCCATATGCATTAGTTGTTGGTTTTGTATCGGTAATTATTGGAACAATTCCTTCTGCTTATGGAATTTCTTCATGGATATTATTTCCGTTAGGGATTATTATAATGTATTTAATAATTATTGTTTTTGGTAAAAAAGCTAAGGTATTAGATTTATAA
- a CDS encoding aspartate--ammonia ligase: MTKLILPKDYKSPLDLKSTERAIKFIKDNFQQTLSSTLRLRRVTAPIIVLKGTGINDDLNGYERPVSFPIKAMKEQTAEVVHSLAKWKRLMLKELGIDIEKGIYTDMNALRPDEELDNLHSIYVDQWDWEKAIRQENRNMFFLKQIVEQIYQSIRTTEYLVSVEFPQITPILPNNITFIHSEDLLQQYPDLTSEQREYEISKKHKAVFIIGIGHKLSNGKPHDGRAPDYDDWISKNEDGYYGLNGDIIFWNPVLDCVFEISSMGIRVDKEALLQQLSVSGTEDRLELLFHKKLVNEELPCSIGGGIGQSRLCMFLLRNAHIGEVQSCIWPEKMKKKCKEANIHLL, translated from the coding sequence ATGACTAAACTAATTTTACCTAAGGATTATAAAAGTCCTTTAGACTTAAAATCAACTGAAAGAGCAATTAAATTTATTAAAGACAATTTTCAACAAACACTTTCATCAACATTAAGATTAAGAAGAGTAACTGCTCCAATAATAGTATTAAAAGGTACCGGTATTAATGATGATTTGAATGGCTACGAGCGACCAGTTTCTTTTCCTATCAAAGCTATGAAAGAACAGACAGCCGAAGTAGTTCATTCGCTTGCAAAATGGAAAAGATTAATGCTGAAAGAGCTTGGAATTGATATAGAAAAAGGTATTTATACTGATATGAATGCTTTAAGACCTGATGAAGAATTGGACAATTTGCATTCCATTTATGTTGACCAGTGGGACTGGGAAAAAGCAATAAGACAAGAAAACAGAAATATGTTTTTTCTAAAACAAATTGTAGAACAGATTTATCAATCAATTAGAACTACTGAATATCTTGTAAGTGTAGAATTTCCACAAATTACGCCGATTTTACCAAACAATATTACATTTATTCATTCAGAAGACCTTTTGCAGCAATATCCTGACTTAACTTCAGAACAACGGGAATACGAAATTTCGAAAAAACACAAAGCTGTTTTTATTATTGGAATTGGACATAAACTTTCCAACGGAAAACCACATGATGGCAGAGCTCCCGATTATGATGACTGGATTTCAAAAAACGAAGATGGTTATTATGGATTAAACGGAGATATTATTTTCTGGAACCCTGTACTTGATTGTGTTTTTGAAATTTCATCTATGGGAATCAGAGTTGATAAAGAAGCCTTACTGCAACAACTATCAGTTTCAGGAACTGAAGACAGGCTGGAATTATTATTTCATAAAAAACTTGTTAATGAAGAATTACCCTGTTCAATCGGTGGTGGTATAGGGCAATCAAGGCTTTGTATGTTTTTATTAAGAAATGCGCATATTGGTGAAGTACAATCATGTATTTGGCCGGAAAAAATGAAAAAAAAGTGTAAAGAAGCTAATATTCATTTGTTGTAA